One stretch of Pigmentiphaga aceris DNA includes these proteins:
- a CDS encoding SurA N-terminal domain-containing protein, with product MFDFVRSHQRWMQLILLLLILPSFVFVGVQGYSSFVDTGTAFAKVGKVSISQQEYENAQRARLEQLRSQFGSNFDPQMFDTPEARQQLLDSLIDTRLVASTVAASHFSASDRRLQETILAIPAVQEDGKFSMSRYQSALAAQGMTPTMFEAQLRNDLAQQTVTAPVSDSATLPKTVFDTVVAAQGQQREVRLLNLPATAYTAKVTVTDEDVKKFYDANAAQFSVPEQVDAQYIVLDEKAAIAETPVSTADVESYYKQNEAKFSAPEQRRASHILLTVDEKASDADRAKVRAKAEALSTQARAKPADFAALAKANSQDPGSAATGGDLDWFGRGMMVKQFEDSAFSMKQGEISAPVQSDFGYHVIQVTGIRPAQIKPLAEVRPQIENEIRQQKASARYAELAEQFTNIIYEQSDSLKPAADKLGLTVRTATGITRSPSGPPSAPGISDNRKVIDALFSDEVLKENRNSGAIEVATGTLVAVHLLKHNPAHVAPLAEVSARIRTQLTNERATELAKKAGEERLAALKTKDDVTGFAASRQFSRRQSAQDVPAAVLGGVMRADVKTLPAFIGIDTGNGYTIARISKVDAAPALDADRAKAEREQIARRVAAAEQDAVMKVLRETNKVSVTPAGEAFIKRTAADAG from the coding sequence ATGTTTGATTTCGTTCGTAGTCACCAACGCTGGATGCAACTCATCCTGCTGCTGTTGATCCTGCCGTCCTTCGTGTTCGTGGGTGTGCAAGGCTATTCGAGTTTCGTCGATACCGGTACGGCCTTCGCCAAGGTGGGCAAGGTCTCGATTTCGCAGCAGGAATACGAGAACGCGCAGCGTGCGCGTCTTGAGCAGCTGCGAAGCCAGTTCGGTTCGAATTTCGATCCGCAGATGTTCGACACGCCCGAGGCGCGTCAGCAACTGCTGGACAGCCTGATCGACACCCGTCTGGTTGCCAGCACGGTTGCCGCATCGCATTTCTCCGCATCTGACCGTCGCCTGCAGGAAACCATCCTGGCGATCCCGGCTGTGCAGGAAGATGGCAAGTTCAGCATGTCGCGTTACCAGTCTGCACTGGCCGCTCAGGGTATGACCCCGACGATGTTTGAAGCGCAACTGCGCAACGATCTGGCCCAACAGACGGTGACGGCTCCGGTGTCTGATTCCGCCACCTTGCCCAAGACGGTGTTTGACACCGTGGTTGCCGCACAAGGCCAGCAGCGCGAAGTGCGCCTGCTGAATCTGCCGGCCACCGCCTACACCGCGAAGGTCACGGTTACCGACGAAGACGTCAAGAAGTTCTACGACGCCAATGCTGCCCAGTTCTCGGTGCCGGAACAGGTGGACGCGCAATACATCGTGCTGGACGAAAAGGCCGCGATTGCAGAGACGCCTGTCAGCACGGCTGATGTCGAAAGCTACTACAAGCAGAACGAAGCCAAGTTCAGCGCGCCGGAACAGCGTCGCGCCAGCCACATTCTGTTGACCGTGGACGAAAAGGCATCGGACGCCGATCGTGCGAAGGTTCGTGCCAAGGCGGAAGCCTTGTCGACCCAGGCGCGTGCCAAGCCGGCTGATTTCGCTGCACTGGCCAAGGCCAACTCGCAAGATCCGGGCAGTGCTGCTACCGGCGGCGATCTGGATTGGTTCGGTCGCGGCATGATGGTCAAGCAATTCGAAGACAGCGCCTTCTCGATGAAGCAGGGCGAAATCTCGGCACCGGTGCAATCCGACTTCGGTTATCACGTCATTCAGGTGACCGGCATTCGTCCGGCGCAGATCAAGCCGCTGGCTGAAGTGCGCCCGCAGATCGAAAACGAGATCCGTCAGCAAAAGGCGTCTGCTCGTTACGCTGAGCTGGCCGAGCAGTTCACCAACATCATCTACGAGCAAAGCGACAGCCTGAAGCCGGCTGCCGACAAGCTGGGTCTGACGGTTCGCACCGCAACCGGTATTACGCGTTCGCCTTCGGGCCCGCCGTCGGCCCCTGGCATCTCGGATAACCGCAAGGTGATCGATGCGCTGTTCTCCGACGAAGTGTTGAAGGAAAACCGTAATTCTGGTGCGATTGAAGTGGCCACCGGCACCCTGGTTGCCGTGCATCTGCTGAAGCACAACCCGGCGCACGTTGCTCCCTTGGCCGAGGTGTCTGCACGCATCCGCACGCAGCTGACCAACGAGCGTGCCACCGAACTGGCCAAGAAAGCCGGTGAAGAGCGCCTGGCCGCACTCAAGACCAAGGACGACGTGACTGGCTTTGCCGCCAGCCGCCAGTTCTCGCGTCGTCAGTCGGCACAGGACGTTCCTGCTGCCGTGCTTGGTGGCGTGATGCGTGCGGATGTGAAGACGCTGCCGGCCTTCATCGGCATCGATACTGGCAACGGTTATACGATTGCCCGCATCAGCAAGGTTGATGCTGCGCCGGCACTGGACGCGGACCGTGCCAAGGCTGAACGCGAGCAGATCGCCCGTCGTGTGGCGGCTGCCGAACAGGATGCCGTCATGAAGGTGCTGCGCGAGACCAACAAGGTGTCGGTGACGCCGGCTGGTGAAGCCTTCATCAAGCGCACGGCTGCCGACGCTGGTTGA
- a CDS encoding phospholipase D family protein — MTETIKTDIIGAISATPSRSLKHLLGGIRLLAAATALTLLAACGSLPSLEGRPESSVLRDTADTRLGRAVGTFIGDRKGVSGIHTLSDGRAAFASRVLLADTAERSLDVQYYIWHDDMSGTLLLDALARAAERGVRVRLLLDDNGAKGLDKTLAVLDAHPNMEVRLFNPFVQRSFRAIGYVTDFSRLNRRMHNKSMTADNQATIIGGRNIADEYFDVADTMSFADLDVMAVGPVVNDVSTDFDRYWASASSYPVKGFLSAATDQDKQRWADHVANVKGSKEAVSYQQALSESAFVKDLMSQSLHIEWAATRMISDDPAKGLGEADKAHMMPHLLRTMLGTPKHDLVLVSSYFVPTDAGVKAFGEMAKDGVGITILTNSLEATDVAVVHAGYAKHRKALLEQGIHLFEMKRNSPDSRGGGQHSLMGSSSSSLHAKTFSVDGQRVYVGSYNFDPRSAKLNTEMGFVIDSSSLAQTMARTLAERMPESTYTVTLSADGDLQWREQTDTGLKVHDTEPGTSFLQRMGIHFLSILPIEWML, encoded by the coding sequence ATGACCGAGACGATCAAGACTGACATTATCGGCGCGATTTCCGCGACACCGTCGCGCAGCCTCAAGCATCTGCTTGGTGGCATTCGACTATTGGCTGCCGCCACGGCGCTTACCCTGCTTGCTGCATGCGGTAGCTTGCCATCCTTGGAAGGGCGGCCTGAATCATCTGTACTGCGCGACACTGCCGATACCCGCCTGGGGCGCGCGGTGGGCACCTTCATCGGTGACCGCAAGGGCGTATCCGGCATCCACACCTTGAGCGATGGCCGCGCTGCGTTCGCATCGCGTGTGCTGCTTGCCGATACCGCTGAACGCAGCCTGGATGTGCAGTACTACATCTGGCACGACGATATGTCCGGCACTTTGTTGCTGGACGCGCTGGCGCGTGCAGCAGAGCGGGGCGTGCGAGTGCGCCTGCTGTTGGACGATAACGGTGCCAAGGGTTTGGACAAGACGCTGGCGGTGCTGGACGCGCATCCGAACATGGAAGTGCGGCTGTTCAATCCGTTCGTTCAGCGAAGCTTCCGCGCGATTGGCTACGTGACCGATTTCTCGCGCCTGAATCGCCGCATGCACAACAAGTCCATGACGGCTGATAACCAGGCAACGATCATTGGTGGACGCAATATTGCCGACGAGTATTTCGACGTTGCCGACACCATGAGTTTTGCCGACCTGGATGTGATGGCGGTAGGGCCGGTGGTGAACGATGTCTCTACCGACTTTGATCGGTATTGGGCGAGCGCATCGTCGTATCCGGTAAAAGGATTTTTAAGCGCAGCGACCGATCAGGACAAGCAGCGTTGGGCCGACCACGTGGCGAACGTGAAGGGTTCGAAAGAGGCCGTGAGCTACCAGCAGGCCTTGTCGGAATCGGCTTTTGTCAAAGACCTGATGTCGCAGTCTTTGCATATCGAGTGGGCAGCCACGCGCATGATCAGCGACGACCCTGCCAAGGGCTTGGGCGAGGCTGACAAGGCGCACATGATGCCGCATCTGCTGCGCACGATGCTGGGCACCCCCAAGCATGATCTGGTGCTGGTGTCGTCGTATTTCGTGCCGACCGATGCCGGTGTGAAGGCGTTTGGCGAGATGGCGAAAGATGGCGTGGGCATCACCATTCTGACCAACTCGCTGGAAGCCACTGATGTGGCAGTGGTGCATGCGGGTTATGCAAAGCATCGCAAGGCGCTGCTTGAGCAAGGCATTCACCTGTTCGAGATGAAGCGCAACTCGCCGGATTCGCGCGGTGGCGGGCAGCACAGCCTGATGGGCAGTTCATCGTCCAGTCTGCACGCCAAGACGTTCTCGGTGGACGGGCAACGGGTCTATGTGGGTTCCTACAATTTCGATCCGCGTTCGGCCAAGCTCAATACCGAAATGGGCTTTGTGATCGACAGCTCGTCGCTTGCGCAGACCATGGCACGCACGCTTGCCGAGCGCATGCCGGAATCGACCTACACGGTGACGCTGTCAGCAGATGGCGATCTGCAGTGGCGCGAGCAGACCGATACCGGCCTGAAGGTGCATGACACCGAGCCCGGCACCAGCTTTTTGCAGCGCATGGGCATCCACTTTCTGTCGATCCTGCCGATCGAGTGGATGCTGTAA
- a CDS encoding HU family DNA-binding protein: protein MSETCEGPMNKTELIDHIAKHADISKAAAGRSLDALVGAVKSTLKKNGTVTLVGFGTFAVTARAARTGRNPRTGEAIKIKKAKVPKFRPGKALKDAVN, encoded by the coding sequence TTGTCAGAGACCTGTGAGGGGCCAATGAACAAGACCGAACTGATCGACCACATCGCCAAGCATGCAGATATCTCCAAAGCTGCAGCAGGCCGTTCATTGGACGCACTGGTGGGCGCAGTCAAGTCCACGCTGAAGAAGAACGGTACCGTGACGCTGGTCGGTTTCGGAACCTTTGCGGTAACCGCTCGCGCCGCACGCACTGGTCGCAATCCGCGCACCGGTGAGGCCATCAAGATCAAGAAAGCCAAGGTGCCGAAGTTCCGTCCGGGCAAGGCCCTGAAGGACGCCGTCAACTAA
- a CDS encoding IS1182 family transposase, translating into MLRAPIPHQHELEMVTLESLVPADHLLRKIAAAVDFEFIREKVAHLYSMNNGRPALDPVVMFKLLFIGYLFGVRSERQLMREVQVNVAYRWFIGFQLTDKVPDASTFSQNRRRRYTDTSVYQEIFDEIVRQAIGRGMVDGRVLYTDSTHLKANASKKKFDVVTVAQTPSAYLAELDAAVDADRALHGKRPLKRDSGDDDAGGSAAQTKDVKISRTDPDSGFMVRDDKPVGFFYLDHRTVDAKFAIITDTHVTSGSVHDSQPYLARLDRQRERFGFGVRKVGLDAGYYTPMICHGLHARDIQGVMGYRTPNHKPGLFYKRQYTFNRYRNEYVCPAGQRLPYSTTNRAGYREYKSDPTQCQQCEVRSQCTNSQSAIKVVVRHVWERDKELVDARRHTDWGKKIYARRKETVERSFADAKQLHGHRYARMRGLRKVAEQCLLAAAAQNIKKIALVLARLLLRLQWSISAPVAPWWRALTARADGWLDSWLSAQPAALAA; encoded by the coding sequence ATGTTAAGAGCACCGATCCCCCACCAGCACGAGCTGGAGATGGTGACGCTGGAGTCGTTGGTTCCGGCCGATCACCTGTTGCGCAAGATCGCGGCAGCGGTCGATTTTGAGTTCATCCGAGAGAAGGTTGCGCACCTGTACAGCATGAACAACGGCCGTCCGGCGCTGGATCCGGTGGTGATGTTCAAGCTGCTGTTCATTGGCTACCTGTTTGGGGTGCGCAGTGAACGGCAGTTGATGCGCGAGGTGCAGGTGAACGTGGCGTATCGGTGGTTCATCGGTTTCCAGCTGACCGACAAGGTGCCCGATGCATCGACGTTCTCGCAGAACCGCAGGCGACGCTATACGGACACCTCGGTGTACCAGGAGATTTTTGACGAGATCGTGCGTCAGGCGATCGGGCGGGGGATGGTGGATGGCCGGGTGCTGTACACGGACAGCACTCACTTGAAGGCCAACGCCAGCAAGAAGAAATTCGACGTGGTGACGGTCGCACAAACACCCTCGGCATACTTGGCTGAGCTGGATGCGGCGGTCGATGCGGATCGGGCGCTACATGGCAAGCGGCCGCTCAAGCGTGACAGCGGCGACGATGATGCGGGCGGCAGCGCTGCCCAGACCAAGGACGTCAAGATCAGTCGTACAGATCCGGACAGCGGGTTCATGGTGCGTGACGACAAGCCGGTGGGGTTCTTCTACCTGGACCATCGCACGGTCGATGCGAAGTTCGCGATCATCACCGACACACACGTGACGTCAGGCTCGGTGCACGACAGCCAACCTTACTTGGCGAGGCTGGATCGGCAGCGCGAGCGCTTCGGCTTCGGTGTGCGCAAGGTAGGCCTGGACGCGGGGTACTACACGCCGATGATCTGCCACGGGCTGCATGCGCGCGATATCCAAGGAGTAATGGGCTACCGCACGCCGAACCACAAGCCTGGGCTGTTCTACAAACGACAGTACACGTTCAACCGCTACCGCAACGAATATGTCTGCCCGGCTGGGCAGCGGCTGCCGTACAGCACCACCAATCGGGCGGGCTACCGCGAATACAAGTCAGACCCGACGCAATGCCAGCAGTGCGAGGTACGCAGCCAGTGCACCAACAGCCAGAGCGCGATCAAGGTGGTCGTGCGCCACGTGTGGGAACGCGACAAGGAACTGGTTGACGCACGCCGCCACACGGACTGGGGTAAGAAGATATACGCCCGTCGCAAGGAAACTGTGGAGCGCAGCTTCGCCGATGCCAAGCAACTGCATGGGCACCGCTACGCGCGCATGCGCGGGCTGCGCAAGGTCGCCGAGCAATGCTTGCTGGCGGCGGCGGCGCAGAACATCAAGAAGATCGCCCTGGTGCTTGCGCGCCTTTTATTGCGCCTGCAGTGGTCGATATCGGCCCCTGTTGCGCCCTGGTGGCGCGCCCTGACCGCCCGTGCCGACGGATGGCTCGATAGCTGGCTGTCTGCACAACCCGCCGCGCTCGCTGCTTGA
- the lon gene encoding endopeptidase La translates to MSASQILPAEPIELPLLPLRDVVVFPHMVIPLFVGRPKSIKALESAMEAGKNIMLVAQKSAAKDEPSADDIYEIGCVASILQMLKLPDGTVKVLVEGAQRARITRVDDLNTHFGAELVPIEPDQGEGAETEALRRTIVSQFDQYVKLNKKIPPEILTSLAGIDEPGRLADTIAAHLPLKLEQKQKMLEVFSTSERLEALLTQLEAEIDILQVEKRIRGRVKKQMEKSQREYYLNEQVKAIQKELGEGEEGADFEELEKKIIAAHMPKEARKKADAELKKLKLMSPMSAEATVVRNYIDTLVGLPWKKKSKVNNQLANAEKVLDDDHYGLDKVKERILEYLAVQQRVDKVKAPILCLVGPPGVGKTSLGQSIAKATNRKFVRMALGGVRDEAEIRGHRRTYIGSMPGKILQSLSKTGMRNPLFLLDEVDKMGMDFRGDPASALLEVLDPEQNHTFQDHYVEVDFDLSDVMFVATSNTLNIPPALLDRMEVIRLSGYTEDEKINIARQHLLPKQIKANGLKDGEITVADEALQDIVRYYTREAGVRALEREIGKIARKVVKQLLLKPELKSVAVTSENLNDFLGVRKYSFGMAEKENQIGQVTGLAWTEVGGDLLTIEVATMPGKGVINRTGSLGDVMKESVEAARSVVRSRSHRLGFADTVFEKRDIHVHFPEGATPKDGPSAGIAITTAIVSSLSGIPVRADVAMTGEITLRGEVLPIGGLKEKLLAAHRGGIRTVLIPEENVKDLSDIPDNVKNHLEIVPVRWIDRVLELALERMPTPLPDEEVAAAKEAAAKVEHVPAAGGGTTDPVIKH, encoded by the coding sequence ATGTCTGCGAGCCAGATCCTCCCTGCAGAACCCATTGAGTTGCCGCTGCTGCCGCTGCGCGACGTCGTGGTGTTCCCGCACATGGTGATCCCGCTCTTCGTGGGACGCCCGAAGTCCATCAAGGCACTCGAGTCGGCGATGGAAGCCGGCAAGAACATCATGCTCGTGGCACAGAAGTCCGCTGCCAAGGACGAACCGTCGGCGGACGACATCTACGAAATCGGCTGCGTGGCCAGCATCCTGCAGATGCTCAAGTTGCCTGACGGCACCGTCAAGGTGCTGGTTGAAGGCGCTCAGCGTGCCCGCATTACTCGCGTAGATGACCTGAACACCCACTTCGGTGCCGAGCTGGTGCCGATCGAGCCGGATCAAGGCGAAGGTGCCGAGACCGAGGCCCTGCGTCGCACGATCGTGTCGCAGTTCGATCAGTACGTGAAGCTGAACAAGAAGATCCCGCCCGAGATCCTGACCTCGCTAGCCGGTATCGACGAACCGGGCCGTCTGGCCGACACCATCGCTGCACACCTGCCGCTCAAGCTTGAGCAAAAGCAGAAGATGCTGGAAGTCTTCTCGACCTCCGAGCGTCTGGAAGCTTTGCTTACGCAACTCGAAGCCGAAATCGACATTCTGCAAGTCGAAAAGCGCATTCGTGGCCGCGTGAAAAAGCAAATGGAAAAAAGCCAGCGCGAGTACTACCTGAACGAGCAGGTCAAGGCGATTCAGAAGGAACTGGGCGAAGGCGAAGAGGGCGCTGATTTCGAGGAACTCGAAAAGAAGATCATCGCCGCGCACATGCCCAAGGAAGCGCGCAAAAAGGCCGATGCCGAGCTGAAGAAGTTGAAGCTCATGTCGCCCATGTCGGCCGAGGCCACCGTGGTGCGCAACTACATCGACACGCTGGTTGGCTTGCCCTGGAAGAAAAAGAGCAAGGTCAACAACCAGCTTGCCAACGCCGAGAAGGTGCTGGACGACGACCACTACGGTCTGGACAAGGTGAAAGAACGCATCCTTGAATACCTTGCCGTGCAACAGCGCGTCGACAAGGTCAAGGCACCGATCCTGTGCCTGGTTGGTCCTCCGGGCGTGGGCAAGACCTCGCTGGGTCAGTCGATTGCCAAGGCAACCAACCGCAAGTTCGTGCGGATGGCCCTGGGTGGTGTACGCGACGAAGCCGAGATTCGCGGCCATCGTCGTACCTACATTGGTTCGATGCCCGGCAAGATCCTGCAAAGCCTGTCGAAGACCGGCATGCGCAATCCGCTCTTCCTGCTCGACGAAGTCGACAAGATGGGCATGGATTTCCGTGGCGATCCGGCATCTGCGCTGCTTGAGGTGCTCGACCCTGAACAGAACCACACCTTCCAGGATCACTACGTCGAAGTCGATTTCGACTTGTCCGACGTGATGTTCGTGGCGACCAGCAATACGCTGAACATTCCGCCGGCGCTGCTGGACCGGATGGAAGTCATCCGCCTGTCGGGTTACACCGAAGACGAGAAGATCAACATCGCGCGCCAGCATTTGCTGCCCAAGCAGATCAAGGCCAACGGGTTGAAAGACGGCGAGATCACGGTGGCTGACGAAGCCTTGCAAGACATCGTGCGCTACTACACCCGTGAAGCTGGTGTGCGTGCGTTGGAACGCGAGATCGGCAAGATCGCCCGCAAGGTGGTCAAGCAGCTCTTGCTCAAGCCTGAGCTGAAGTCGGTTGCGGTCACCAGCGAAAATCTGAATGACTTCCTGGGCGTGCGCAAGTACAGCTTCGGCATGGCCGAGAAGGAAAACCAGATCGGTCAGGTGACGGGTCTGGCATGGACCGAAGTGGGCGGCGATCTGCTGACCATCGAAGTGGCCACCATGCCTGGCAAGGGCGTGATCAACCGTACGGGTTCGTTGGGCGACGTGATGAAGGAATCGGTCGAGGCAGCGCGCTCGGTGGTTCGTTCGCGTTCGCATCGTCTGGGCTTTGCTGACACCGTGTTCGAGAAGCGTGACATTCACGTCCACTTCCCGGAAGGTGCAACGCCGAAAGACGGTCCGTCTGCCGGCATTGCGATCACCACGGCAATCGTGTCTTCGCTCAGCGGCATTCCGGTGCGTGCTGACGTGGCCATGACCGGCGAAATCACGCTGCGCGGCGAAGTGCTGCCCATCGGTGGTTTGAAAGAGAAGTTGCTGGCGGCGCATCGCGGCGGTATTCGCACGGTGCTGATCCCGGAAGAGAACGTGAAGGATCTGAGCGATATCCCCGATAACGTGAAGAACCATCTCGAAATCGTGCCGGTACGCTGGATCGATCGTGTGCTTGAACTGGCGCTGGAACGCATGCCTACCCCCTTGCCCGATGAGGAAGTGGCAGCCGCCAAGGAAGCCGCAGCCAAGGTCGAGCATGTGCCGGCAGCAGGTGGCGGCACGACCGATCCGGTCATCAAGCACTAA
- a CDS encoding TRAP transporter large permease subunit produces the protein MSDILKGAVLPAPTEPLDALASPLLAPESTAARPMWLKALEAVAALLGASITLLLFTGVLSRYILSSPIVWLDEVVSLQFLWLAMIGSVIAVYRNEHLRLGVFVDMLPEKLREYVHGFALMAMAAVLIALIPPALEYVQEEWHITTPAMEIRNSFRVSALLFGIVGMLAMVLGFAGRTVRMQPLILGAVLVAIVAATCWGLSPQLAKLGTVNVLIFMVGFVALSLLSGVPIAFCFAAGTISYLAFSSQVPLMVVIGRMDEGISSLVLISVPIFVLLGCVLDATGMGKAIVDFLASLLGHVKAGMSYVLLGSLFIVSGISGSKVSDMATVAPALFPEMKRRGQKQGDMVALLATGAAMADTVPPSIVLIVLGAVAGVSIAGLFNAGFVVAMVLLTTLMVLARWKARHEDMRGAKRAPMNLVGKLLLVAGPALVLPFLIRSLVGEGIATATEVSTVAVLYAMVVGHLMYGGLNARKIYHMLVDTAALSGTVLLVLGAASAMAWAITQSGVVQQLSHALTTLPGGVFAFMAVTILVFVVLGCLLEGLPAVLLLAPIMFPIAKTLGIHDVHYAMVVVCAMNVGLMMPPVGIGFYIACKIGGAKPDEVIGAIWSYLVALIVGVIVIAAVPWISTVAL, from the coding sequence ATGAGTGACATTCTGAAAGGCGCAGTGCTGCCCGCTCCCACGGAGCCCCTTGACGCGTTGGCGTCCCCATTGCTGGCACCCGAATCGACTGCCGCCCGCCCCATGTGGCTGAAAGCGCTTGAAGCCGTCGCCGCGTTGCTGGGCGCGTCGATCACGCTGCTGTTGTTCACGGGCGTGTTGTCGCGTTACATCCTTTCCAGCCCGATCGTCTGGCTTGACGAGGTCGTGTCGCTGCAATTCCTGTGGCTGGCAATGATTGGCTCGGTGATTGCCGTGTATCGCAACGAACATCTTCGTCTGGGCGTGTTCGTAGACATGCTGCCGGAGAAGCTGCGCGAATACGTACACGGGTTTGCATTGATGGCCATGGCGGCCGTGCTGATCGCGCTGATTCCGCCTGCGCTCGAATATGTGCAGGAAGAGTGGCATATCACCACGCCGGCGATGGAGATCCGCAACAGCTTCCGCGTGTCTGCGCTGCTCTTCGGCATCGTCGGCATGTTGGCGATGGTGTTGGGCTTCGCAGGCAGAACGGTGCGCATGCAGCCATTGATTCTCGGCGCGGTGCTGGTGGCGATTGTGGCCGCCACTTGCTGGGGCCTGTCTCCGCAACTGGCGAAGCTGGGTACCGTCAACGTCCTGATCTTCATGGTGGGCTTTGTTGCGCTGAGTCTGCTTTCCGGCGTGCCGATTGCGTTCTGCTTCGCGGCGGGCACGATCAGCTACCTGGCCTTCTCATCCCAGGTGCCGTTGATGGTGGTGATCGGACGCATGGACGAAGGCATTTCCAGTCTGGTGCTGATCTCCGTTCCTATCTTCGTGTTGTTGGGATGCGTGCTTGACGCTACGGGCATGGGCAAGGCGATTGTCGATTTCCTGGCGTCCTTGCTGGGTCATGTGAAAGCCGGCATGTCTTACGTACTGCTTGGATCGCTGTTCATTGTGTCCGGTATCTCGGGTTCCAAGGTGTCCGACATGGCGACGGTAGCGCCGGCGCTGTTCCCGGAAATGAAGCGTCGGGGTCAAAAACAAGGGGACATGGTCGCGCTGCTTGCCACGGGCGCGGCCATGGCCGACACAGTTCCGCCAAGCATTGTGCTGATTGTGCTGGGTGCCGTGGCAGGCGTGTCGATCGCGGGCCTGTTCAATGCCGGTTTCGTCGTGGCAATGGTCCTGTTGACGACGCTGATGGTCCTGGCGCGCTGGAAAGCGCGTCACGAAGACATGCGTGGTGCCAAGCGCGCCCCGATGAACCTCGTTGGCAAGCTGCTGCTGGTAGCAGGCCCGGCGCTGGTGCTGCCTTTCCTGATTCGAAGCCTGGTCGGGGAGGGGATTGCTACCGCAACCGAGGTGTCGACGGTCGCCGTGCTGTATGCAATGGTGGTCGGGCACTTGATGTACGGCGGCCTGAATGCACGCAAGATCTACCACATGCTGGTCGACACGGCTGCGCTGTCCGGCACCGTGCTGCTGGTGCTGGGAGCGGCATCGGCCATGGCATGGGCTATTACCCAAAGTGGCGTGGTCCAGCAGTTGTCGCATGCGCTGACCACGCTGCCGGGTGGGGTATTTGCGTTCATGGCGGTCACCATCCTGGTGTTCGTGGTGCTGGGATGCCTGCTGGAAGGCTTGCCAGCCGTGCTGCTGCTTGCGCCGATCATGTTCCCGATTGCCAAGACACTGGGGATTCATGACGTTCACTACGCCATGGTGGTTGTCTGCGCGATGAATGTCGGCTTGATGATGCCGCCCGTTGGTATTGGCTTCTACATTGCTTGCAAGATCGGCGGTGCCAAGCCCGACGAGGTCATCGGTGCGATCTGGTCTTACCTGGTGGCGCTGATCGTGGGTGTGATCGTCATTGCAGCAGTACCTTGGATCTCGACCGTGGCACTTTGA